In Bacteroidota bacterium, a genomic segment contains:
- a CDS encoding right-handed parallel beta-helix repeat-containing protein, whose translation TYYIDSDRGSDSNDGHSPDRAWRTLNKVNSFTFKTGDSILFRSGTVLKGGLVPKGSGEKGKPIIISNYGKGEKPKIEGNGIFPATVYLYNVEYWKVQNLDISNKGAVRIAGLCGLKIHARNYGTVHSLVLKNLIVHDVYGSLVKKEGGGAGISVQNQGNRIITTFDSLLIEDCKISRCERNGITFDGYWQRSEWHPNLNVVIRNNEIDEVPGDGIVPIGCDGALIEYNLMHHSSRLLPDGEAAAGIWPWSCDNTIVQYNEVSGHKAPWDGQGFDSDWNCRNTIIQYNYSHDNEGGFLLVCNDGSVKEPYSVGNAGTIVRYNVSINDGIRNHKTRSGIFSPVIHFAGPVKNTLIYNNVIFVPEKQNDSIDHTLINSSNWNGFADSSYFLNNIFYTRGPLAFQLGESTSNHFDSNLYFGKFTNLPHDGHAVFSDPAFISLPDKKLIGFEGLKCFMLQPGSPCINKGEKVIPAALKDFFGNVVEVGQNPCIGIHQLEP comes from the coding sequence ACTTATTACATTGATTCTGACAGGGGATCTGATTCGAATGATGGCCATTCTCCTGATAGAGCATGGCGTACATTGAATAAGGTTAACAGTTTTACTTTTAAAACCGGTGATTCCATCCTATTTAGATCCGGGACAGTCCTAAAAGGTGGGCTTGTTCCAAAAGGTTCAGGTGAAAAAGGGAAGCCTATCATTATTTCAAATTATGGGAAGGGCGAAAAACCTAAAATTGAAGGAAATGGCATTTTCCCTGCAACAGTCTATTTATATAATGTCGAATATTGGAAAGTTCAAAATCTTGATATATCCAATAAGGGGGCTGTGCGCATTGCCGGACTCTGCGGCCTGAAAATTCATGCCCGGAATTATGGAACCGTACATTCCCTGGTTTTGAAAAATCTTATTGTTCATGATGTTTATGGATCCCTTGTAAAAAAAGAAGGTGGAGGGGCCGGTATTTCTGTCCAAAATCAAGGAAATAGGATAATCACAACTTTTGATAGTTTATTGATTGAAGATTGCAAAATAAGCCGGTGTGAGCGGAACGGGATTACTTTCGACGGTTATTGGCAAAGATCTGAATGGCATCCCAACCTTAATGTGGTTATCCGGAACAATGAAATTGATGAAGTTCCTGGTGATGGGATAGTTCCAATTGGTTGTGATGGGGCATTGATTGAATACAACCTGATGCATCATTCTTCCAGACTTTTACCCGATGGCGAAGCAGCAGCCGGTATATGGCCATGGAGTTGTGATAATACGATAGTTCAATACAATGAAGTGAGCGGACATAAAGCTCCCTGGGATGGACAGGGCTTTGATTCCGACTGGAATTGCAGAAACACAATTATTCAATACAACTATAGTCACGATAATGAAGGCGGATTTTTATTGGTTTGCAATGATGGTAGTGTAAAAGAGCCTTATAGTGTTGGTAATGCAGGTACAATTGTGAGATATAATGTAAGCATTAATGACGGGATCAGAAATCACAAAACCAGATCTGGGATTTTCTCCCCTGTCATACATTTTGCCGGTCCTGTTAAAAATACACTTATATATAATAATGTCATTTTTGTCCCAGAAAAGCAGAACGATTCCATCGACCATACCTTGATTAATAGTTCTAATTGGAATGGTTTTGCTGACAGCTCTTATTTTTTGAATAATATTTTTTATACCAGAGGCCCCCTGGCTTTTCAATTAGGTGAAAGTACCAGCAATCATTTTGACAGTAATTTATACTTTGGAAAATTCACTAATCTTCCCCATGATGGTCATGCTGTTTTTTCTGATCCTGCTTTTATTTCATTGCCTGATAAAAAGCTGATTGGATTTGAGGGTCTGAAGTGTTTTATGCTTCAGCCGGGTTCACCTTGTATAAATAAAGGGGAAAAAGTTATACCGGCTGCTTTAAAAGATTTTTTCGGAAATGTGGTTGAGGTTGGTCAGAATCCCTGTATCGGAATACATCAGCTTGAACCATAA